DNA sequence from the Calditerrivibrio sp. genome:
GCCACCAACAAAAAGAACTTTATCATCCATCCCATACTCCTTTACCATATCTATTAACAATTTACCATAATCTGTAGCATAATCCCCCACCACAACTATTTTAGCATAAATACCAGCTTTTTTAAAAGCTTTTATCGCTATATCGTGCCCCTTATCGTAAATAACCCTCGATACCATACCAAAAACAATATCATTCTCTTTTATTCCCCATTCAGATCTAAGCTTATCTCTGACTGAACTATCTATAACAGGGATTTTAACACCATTGTAGATTGTAGTAAGTTTATCTGAAGGATGTCCTTTACTCAGCAAAAAATCTCTAACAGCATTTGAAACACACACTATTCTATCTACCCACCTAAAATGCTTCCAGGTATTTGTGGAATGGGCAGTGGCCACAGAAGGTATGCCTGCAACTTTTGAAGCTATCCCTGCATAAAAAGCACCACGAGTCAAGTGTCCATGCACAATATCGGGTCTAAATTTTTTAAAAAAAATTACCAATTTCATCAAAGAATATAAATCATAGAAACCATGCATAGGTATATGAAAGGTATCAACCCCAATGCTCGATAGTTTGACAGAAAGCCATGAATCCTTAGGTCCTGCAAAAACCACTTCATGCCCATTGTTTTTTAGCATTTCTGACAATATCAAGACATGCTTTTCAGCTCCACCCAGCGTATGGCTATGAAGAACAAACACTATTTTCAATCAAACACCCCGTAGGATTTCACTGTACAACATAATATATTTATTAACCATATTATCCACAGAAAACTCTCTATCCACTATTTCGATACCTCTTTCACCCATTTTTCTCGCCAGTCCTTCATCATTTAAAACCATCATTATCCTATTAAAAAGAGATTCAACATCCCCTTTTTCAACAAGAAAACCATTTTC
Encoded proteins:
- a CDS encoding glycosyltransferase; amino-acid sequence: MFVLHSHTLGGAEKHVLILSEMLKNNGHEVVFAGPKDSWLSVKLSSIGVDTFHIPMHGFYDLYSLMKLVIFFKKFRPDIVHGHLTRGAFYAGIASKVAGIPSVATAHSTNTWKHFRWVDRIVCVSNAVRDFLLSKGHPSDKLTTIYNGVKIPVIDSSVRDKLRSEWGIKENDIVFGMVSRVIYDKGHDIAIKAFKKAGIYAKIVVVGDYATDYGKLLIDMVKEYGMDDKVLFVGGKDNVFDYFVAFDVYLSPSRREAMPLAILEAISVGLPVVGSRVGGIPEIVKDRLNGMLFESENVDELAACMKGIAEDRSFIKKMSEQSKKVYEEFFDAWIMYRKIIDLYKSIRGDWNAKD